From the Nocardiopsis changdeensis genome, one window contains:
- a CDS encoding FAD-binding oxidoreductase produces the protein MSPQRQGTNSDTASGGDIGLARHIAAVNRLRRDYRSLPADAPVRLAKPTSNLFRFREPTSAPALDVSAFSGVISIDPVERLADVGGMTTYEDLVAATLPHGLMPTVVPQLRTITLGGAVTGMGIESSSFRNGLPHEAVQEMEILTGSGDIVTATRDNAHADLFHGFPNSYGTLGYSLRLRIELEPVSPYVHLRHLRFHDAAEAMDALARICDDRSHDGQPVDFVDGVAFSRDELYLTVARFTDRAPWASDYTGQEIYYRSIQANADNGPGDYLTVHDYLWRWDTDWFWCSRALGVQNPVVRSLWPRSLKRSDVYRRVVAWDRRTAFSRLLNHYRGRRPQEPLIQDIEVGVERGAEFLDFFHEEIGVTPVWICPMRLKEPRRADLGPGGHVWPLYPLENDRLYVNFGFWGMVDMKPGQRRAHHNRRVEERVAELGGHKSLYSDSFYTEEEFWRLYNGSVYADLKETYDPRGRLLDLYAKCVRNG, from the coding sequence ATGAGTCCTCAACGGCAGGGAACGAACAGCGACACCGCCTCCGGCGGCGACATCGGGCTGGCCCGGCACATCGCAGCGGTCAACCGCCTGCGCCGCGACTACCGGTCCCTGCCCGCCGACGCGCCGGTCCGGCTGGCCAAGCCCACCTCCAACCTCTTCCGGTTCCGCGAGCCGACCTCCGCGCCCGCCCTCGACGTCTCCGCCTTCTCCGGCGTCATCTCCATCGACCCCGTCGAGCGCCTGGCCGACGTCGGCGGCATGACCACCTACGAGGACCTGGTCGCCGCCACGCTCCCGCACGGGCTCATGCCCACCGTCGTCCCCCAGTTGCGCACCATCACCCTGGGCGGCGCCGTCACCGGGATGGGCATCGAGTCCTCCTCCTTCCGCAATGGCCTGCCGCACGAGGCCGTCCAGGAGATGGAGATCCTCACCGGGTCCGGCGACATCGTCACCGCCACCCGCGACAACGCCCACGCCGACCTCTTCCACGGCTTCCCCAACTCCTACGGCACCCTCGGCTACAGCCTGCGCCTGCGCATCGAGCTGGAACCCGTCTCCCCGTACGTGCACCTGCGCCACCTGCGCTTCCACGACGCGGCCGAGGCCATGGACGCCCTGGCCCGCATCTGCGACGACCGCTCCCACGACGGACAGCCGGTCGACTTCGTCGACGGCGTCGCCTTCTCCCGCGACGAGCTGTACCTGACGGTGGCCCGCTTCACCGACCGGGCCCCCTGGGCGAGCGACTACACCGGCCAGGAGATCTACTACCGCTCCATCCAGGCCAACGCCGACAACGGCCCGGGCGACTACCTCACCGTCCACGACTACCTGTGGCGCTGGGACACCGACTGGTTCTGGTGCTCGCGCGCCCTCGGCGTGCAGAACCCGGTGGTGCGCTCCCTGTGGCCGCGCTCCCTCAAGCGCTCCGACGTCTACCGCAGGGTGGTGGCCTGGGACCGGCGCACCGCCTTCTCCCGGCTGCTCAACCACTACCGGGGCCGCCGCCCCCAGGAACCGCTCATCCAGGACATCGAGGTGGGCGTGGAGCGCGGGGCCGAGTTCCTCGACTTCTTCCACGAGGAGATCGGTGTGACCCCGGTGTGGATCTGCCCGATGCGCCTGAAGGAGCCGCGCCGGGCCGACCTGGGGCCCGGCGGCCACGTGTGGCCGCTCTACCCCCTGGAGAACGACCGCCTCTACGTCAACTTCGGCTTCTGGGGCATGGTCGACATGAAGCCCGGCCAGCGCCGCGCCCACCACAACCGGCGGGTGGAGGAGCGCGTCGCCGAGCTCGGCGGCCACAAGTCGCTGTACTCCGACTCCTTCTACACCGAGGAGGAGTTCTGGCGCCTCTACAACGGCTCCGTCTACGCCGACCTCAAGGAGACCTACGACCCCCGGGGGAGGCTGCTCGACCTGTACGCCAAGTGCGTACGCAATGGATGA
- a CDS encoding ArsR/SmtB family transcription factor has protein sequence MADDPLSLTFAALADPTRRALLARLAEGEATVNELAEPFPISLQAISRHLKVLERAGLITRGREAQWRPCRLETAPLREVSDWLGRYRGRWEDRFGRLDAEISRIREQAAKNQGEGQ, from the coding sequence ATGGCGGACGACCCGTTGAGTCTCACCTTCGCCGCTCTGGCCGACCCGACGCGGCGGGCCCTGCTCGCCCGGCTGGCCGAGGGCGAGGCGACCGTCAACGAACTCGCGGAGCCGTTCCCCATCAGCCTCCAGGCGATCTCGCGACACCTGAAGGTCCTCGAACGCGCCGGGCTCATCACCCGGGGCAGGGAGGCCCAGTGGCGCCCCTGCCGGCTGGAGACCGCGCCGCTGCGCGAGGTCTCCGACTGGCTCGGCCGCTACCGCGGCCGCTGGGAGGACCGCTTCGGGAGGCTGGACGCCGAGATCAGCAGGATCAGGGAACAGGCAGCGAAGAACCAGGGAGAAGGACAATGA
- a CDS encoding DUF6315 family protein — MKQDLTALCCECGTIREVSDYQSVGEAQSAYGLARCVVWRKCRTCNRRTYHAYLRADEDRDELEDALRLDGALAAEALDEEVEQLRLCGVEVGHAPVPAIWDGQSVGMVTQRLTDRAYSIVLDPEASVVSRLKLIDMMWNELLVGEHDDRWFIQEAENDSPGYAVRLFGYRTRG; from the coding sequence ATGAAGCAGGATCTCACGGCCCTGTGCTGCGAATGCGGCACGATTCGCGAGGTGAGCGACTACCAGAGTGTCGGCGAGGCCCAGTCCGCCTACGGACTGGCCCGGTGCGTCGTCTGGCGCAAGTGCCGCACCTGCAACCGTCGCACGTACCACGCCTACCTGCGCGCCGACGAGGACCGCGACGAGCTGGAGGACGCCCTGCGCCTGGACGGCGCGCTGGCCGCGGAGGCCCTGGACGAAGAGGTCGAGCAGCTGCGGCTGTGCGGGGTCGAGGTCGGCCACGCCCCCGTCCCCGCCATCTGGGACGGGCAGTCCGTGGGCATGGTGACGCAGCGGCTGACCGACCGCGCGTACTCGATCGTGCTGGACCCCGAGGCGTCGGTGGTCTCCCGGCTCAAGCTCATCGACATGATGTGGAACGAGCTCCTGGTGGGAGAGCACGACGACCGCTGGTTCATCCAGGAGGCCGAGAACGACTCCCCCGGGTACGCGGTCCGGCTCTTCGGCTACCGCACCCGCGGCTGA
- a CDS encoding MFS transporter, with the protein MGTNRERTTARTWFGLLVVLGPVLLVAMDASVLYLAMPRVIADLEPGADQALWILDSYSFVVGSLLIAFGNLGDRYGRLRLLMIGAAVFGAGSVGAALSPTPEVLIGFRVLMGLGGATLLPSSLAVIGELFTDPRRRAQAIGVFAATFAAGFAVGPVVGGILLSRFDWGSVFLINAPVVVAFLVLAPLVLREVRAGRPGRVDAASVVLSAGGLLLAVYAVKGIAAHGVSAVTVATGVAGAALLVWFVRRQRTLAHPLVDLGLFRDRVFALAILTSVSTLVVWAASIYLTGVYLQSVLGLQVLTAALFALPGAAVLTLSSIGTPVLVRWIGARPALILAHASMGAGLLLLLALASDGGVVPYVAATMVAGVGYGISFSLVADIAVSAAPRERAGAAAAMAETGNEIGHALGIALLGSLAAFVFRLLGPGAAGTLDETLRTPGLTAAAADQAREAFVTGLHVTVAVGGLLALGLAVLAVRLLPRSAPATEAPEPVTR; encoded by the coding sequence ATGGGAACGAATCGAGAACGAACGACCGCACGGACCTGGTTCGGCCTGCTGGTCGTGCTGGGGCCGGTGCTGCTGGTGGCCATGGACGCCTCGGTGCTGTACCTGGCGATGCCGCGGGTGATCGCGGACCTGGAGCCGGGGGCGGACCAGGCCCTGTGGATCCTGGACTCCTACAGCTTCGTGGTGGGCTCGCTGCTCATCGCGTTCGGCAACCTGGGGGACCGGTACGGGCGGCTGCGGCTGCTGATGATCGGGGCCGCGGTGTTCGGCGCCGGCTCGGTGGGGGCGGCGCTGTCCCCCACGCCGGAGGTCCTCATCGGGTTCCGGGTGCTCATGGGGCTGGGCGGGGCGACGCTGCTGCCGTCCTCGCTGGCGGTGATCGGCGAGCTGTTCACCGACCCGCGGCGCCGGGCGCAGGCGATCGGGGTGTTCGCGGCGACGTTCGCGGCCGGGTTCGCCGTCGGGCCGGTGGTGGGCGGGATACTGCTCAGCCGGTTCGACTGGGGGTCGGTGTTCCTGATCAACGCGCCGGTCGTGGTGGCCTTCCTCGTCCTGGCACCGCTGGTGCTGCGCGAGGTGCGCGCCGGGCGGCCCGGCCGGGTGGACGCGGCGAGCGTGGTGCTGTCGGCGGGCGGGCTGCTGCTGGCGGTGTACGCGGTCAAGGGGATCGCGGCGCACGGGGTCTCGGCCGTGACGGTGGCGACCGGGGTCGCGGGGGCGGCGCTGCTGGTGTGGTTCGTACGGCGCCAGCGCACCCTGGCCCACCCCCTGGTGGACCTGGGGCTGTTCCGGGACCGGGTGTTCGCCCTCGCCATCCTCACGAGCGTGTCGACGCTGGTGGTGTGGGCGGCGTCGATCTACCTGACCGGGGTGTACCTCCAGTCGGTGCTGGGGCTGCAGGTGCTGACGGCGGCGCTGTTCGCCCTGCCGGGGGCGGCGGTGCTGACCCTGAGCTCCATCGGGACACCGGTGCTGGTCCGGTGGATCGGAGCCCGCCCGGCCCTGATCCTGGCGCACGCGAGCATGGGCGCGGGCCTGCTCCTGCTGCTGGCGCTGGCCTCGGACGGCGGGGTGGTGCCCTACGTCGCGGCGACGATGGTCGCGGGCGTCGGGTACGGGATCTCGTTCAGCCTGGTCGCCGACATCGCGGTGTCGGCGGCGCCCCGGGAGCGGGCGGGCGCCGCGGCCGCCATGGCCGAGACCGGGAACGAGATCGGGCACGCGCTCGGGATCGCCCTGCTGGGGTCGCTGGCGGCGTTCGTGTTCCGGCTGCTGGGGCCGGGCGCGGCGGGCACCCTGGACGAGACGCTCCGGACTCCGGGGCTGACGGCCGCCGCCGCGGACCAGGCCCGGGAGGCGTTCGTGACGGGCCTGCACGTCACCGTCGCCGTGGGCGGACTGCTGGCTCTGGGGCTGGCCGTGCTGGCCGTGCGCCTGCTCCCCCGGTCCGCGCCGGCCACCGAGGCGCCCGAGCCGGTCACCCGCTGA
- a CDS encoding helix-turn-helix transcriptional regulator, whose amino-acid sequence MRTDSLGAFLKTRRDRVTPDDVGLRTYGTARRVPGLRREELAQLAGVSAGYYTRLEQDQAGTASAQVLDALARVLMLDADETAHLHNLARRPAALRMVRPRPERPDARVLTLLRSLGESVPAIVWGRRGDVLAWNRTGHALFAEHVDFGAPDEPSRRPTNARLFFLDPHTRDLYRNREELARAHVAYLRLASGRYPTDGRLAELIGELMMHSAEFASLWARVEVADCTTGPMNLRHPVLGDVDVDYQVWIQPDSPDHRLEIYTPQDVASADALNLLAAGTAGTAAPAAPAAGRPGTRPPSLPAGSPSA is encoded by the coding sequence ATGAGAACGGACAGCCTCGGAGCCTTCCTCAAGACCCGGCGGGACCGCGTCACCCCCGACGACGTGGGCCTGCGCACCTACGGCACCGCCCGGCGCGTCCCGGGCCTGCGCCGCGAGGAGCTGGCCCAGCTGGCGGGGGTCAGCGCCGGCTACTACACCCGCCTCGAACAGGACCAGGCGGGCACCGCCTCGGCCCAGGTCCTGGACGCCCTGGCCCGGGTCCTGATGCTGGACGCGGACGAGACCGCCCACCTGCACAACCTCGCCCGCCGTCCCGCCGCCCTGCGCATGGTCCGCCCGCGGCCGGAGCGCCCGGACGCCCGGGTGCTCACCCTGCTGCGGTCGCTGGGCGAGAGCGTTCCGGCGATCGTGTGGGGCCGCCGCGGCGACGTGCTGGCGTGGAACCGGACCGGGCACGCCCTGTTCGCCGAACACGTCGACTTCGGCGCCCCCGACGAGCCGTCCCGGCGCCCCACCAACGCGCGGCTGTTCTTCCTGGACCCGCACACCCGGGACCTGTACCGCAACCGGGAGGAGCTGGCCCGCGCCCACGTCGCCTACCTTCGCCTGGCCAGCGGCCGGTACCCCACGGACGGCCGGCTGGCGGAGCTGATCGGCGAGCTGATGATGCACAGCGCGGAGTTCGCGTCCCTGTGGGCGCGGGTCGAGGTCGCGGACTGCACGACGGGGCCGATGAACCTGCGCCACCCGGTGCTGGGCGACGTGGACGTGGACTACCAGGTGTGGATCCAGCCGGACAGCCCCGACCACCGGCTGGAGATCTACACCCCGCAGGACGTCGCCTCCGCCGACGCCCTGAACCTGCTCGCCGCCGGAACGGCCGGGACGGCCGCCCCCGCGGCTCCGGCCGCCGGCCGCCCTGGAACGCGGCCGCCCTCCCTCCCCGCCGGTTCCCCCTCGGCGTGA
- a CDS encoding energy-coupling factor transporter transmembrane component T family protein → MAAAERHRRERDTLSVEWVKLELLRTAYATRGGLLASRDPRFVIGWYLVFAVVPWLTHDLTVLAGLFLVCAAAVVLSRVGPLILGLFLIGFVLESVYLLVASWFFGGDLGTVLALSELTLKLATVSLASMAAFVSLDPEKLSDALLALHAPAMVAFGVSYGYRMLPVLMEEFHTVVDGYRLRAAPPPPPGFLGWRAAVRLATTVVAAFYPLMLNTAKRTRTTVEALETKGFTYAAEHPAGRRIRLSHLRADRWDVLLIAVTALLVAGCFGLGQVYPMPVRVR, encoded by the coding sequence ATGGCCGCCGCTGAACGCCACCGCAGGGAACGGGACACCCTCTCCGTCGAGTGGGTCAAACTCGAACTCCTGCGGACCGCCTACGCCACCCGCGGCGGACTGCTCGCCTCCCGGGACCCCCGGTTCGTCATCGGGTGGTACCTGGTCTTCGCCGTGGTGCCCTGGCTCACCCACGACCTGACCGTGCTCGCCGGGCTGTTCCTGGTGTGCGCGGCCGCCGTCGTGCTCAGCCGGGTCGGGCCGCTCATCCTCGGGCTGTTCCTGATCGGGTTCGTGCTGGAGAGCGTGTACCTGCTGGTCGCGTCCTGGTTCTTCGGCGGGGACCTGGGCACCGTGCTGGCACTGTCCGAGCTCACGCTCAAGCTCGCCACCGTCAGCCTGGCCAGCATGGCGGCGTTCGTGTCCCTGGACCCGGAGAAGCTGTCCGACGCGCTGCTGGCCCTGCACGCGCCCGCCATGGTCGCGTTCGGGGTGAGCTACGGGTACCGGATGCTGCCGGTGCTGATGGAGGAGTTCCACACCGTCGTCGACGGGTACCGGCTGCGCGCGGCACCGCCGCCCCCGCCCGGGTTCCTGGGGTGGCGGGCCGCCGTGCGGCTGGCCACCACCGTGGTGGCGGCGTTCTACCCCCTGATGCTCAACACCGCCAAGCGCACCCGCACCACCGTGGAGGCGCTGGAGACCAAGGGGTTCACCTACGCCGCCGAACACCCGGCGGGGCGCCGCATCCGCCTCTCCCACCTCAGGGCCGACCGGTGGGACGTACTGCTCATCGCCGTGACCGCACTGCTCGTCGCCGGCTGCTTCGGCCTGGGGCAGGTCTACCCGATGCCCGTCCGGGTCCGCTGA
- a CDS encoding ATP-dependent DNA helicase: MADLPDVPTLLDTAVAALGGRRRDGQSAMAAAVADAVDRREHLVVQAGTGTGKSLAYLVPAIRRAMEKDTSVVVSTATIALQNQLIDRDLPRLAGALKPLLRREPTFAVLKGRRNYLCRNRLHTAADDSDEAELFDPRQLSSLGKQVARLHEWAEETATGDRDELVPGVTDLAWRQVSVSANECMGARICPFGQECFAEFAREEAKGVDVVVTNHAMLSIDMTQGNHILPEHDTIMIDEAHELVDRATSVATGTLAERTVTVAAKRAGRLIEPMVAERLTEAGEGLALMFADAPEGRIDHIDEGLAGAVAVVRDAAAACVTAIGPSPGEQEAEAASERRLALAALNEVHDTAVRVLESFEPALRDRTDVVWLTKTPGRRPALSVAPLAVGGLLREKLFGDRTVVLTSATLTLGGSFSSLARQWGLGREVGQERAEAERAAATGGDDAEDGPHRAAGEPRWRALDVGSPFDHARSGILYVAAHLPPPGRDGLSPAYLDEITELIEAADGRTLGLFSSMRAAQQAADELRERLDHPLLCQGEDSTGQLVRRFSEDENACLFGTLSLWQGVDVPGPSLSLVIVDRIPFPRPDDPLASARQRSVAAHGGNGFLSVAATHAALLLAQGTGRLLRSTDDRGVIAVLDPRLATARYGGFLRASLPPYWGTTDPQVARSALRRLSGRAAPAA; the protein is encoded by the coding sequence GTGGCAGATCTCCCCGACGTCCCGACCCTGCTCGACACCGCCGTGGCCGCCCTGGGCGGCCGCCGCCGCGACGGCCAGTCCGCGATGGCGGCGGCCGTCGCCGACGCCGTCGACAGACGCGAGCACCTCGTCGTCCAGGCGGGCACCGGCACCGGCAAGTCCCTGGCCTACCTCGTCCCGGCCATCCGGCGCGCGATGGAGAAGGACACCTCCGTCGTGGTCTCCACCGCCACCATCGCCCTGCAGAACCAGCTCATCGACCGCGACCTGCCGCGGCTGGCCGGGGCGCTCAAGCCCCTGCTGCGCCGCGAGCCCACGTTCGCCGTCCTCAAGGGCCGCCGCAACTACCTGTGCCGCAACCGCCTGCACACCGCGGCCGACGACTCCGACGAGGCCGAGCTGTTCGACCCCCGCCAGCTGTCCTCCCTGGGCAAGCAGGTGGCCCGCCTGCACGAGTGGGCGGAGGAGACCGCCACCGGCGACCGCGACGAGCTGGTCCCGGGCGTCACCGACCTGGCCTGGCGGCAGGTCTCGGTGTCCGCCAACGAGTGCATGGGCGCCCGCATCTGCCCCTTCGGGCAGGAGTGCTTCGCCGAGTTCGCCCGCGAGGAGGCCAAGGGCGTCGACGTGGTGGTCACCAACCACGCGATGCTGTCCATCGACATGACCCAGGGCAACCACATCCTGCCCGAGCACGACACGATCATGATCGACGAGGCCCACGAGCTGGTCGACCGGGCCACCTCCGTGGCCACCGGCACCCTGGCCGAGCGCACCGTCACCGTCGCCGCCAAACGCGCCGGCCGCCTCATCGAGCCCATGGTCGCCGAGCGGCTGACCGAGGCCGGCGAGGGCCTGGCGCTGATGTTCGCCGACGCCCCCGAGGGGCGCATCGACCACATCGACGAGGGGCTGGCCGGGGCGGTCGCGGTCGTCCGCGACGCCGCCGCGGCGTGCGTCACCGCCATCGGGCCCTCGCCCGGCGAGCAGGAGGCCGAGGCCGCCAGCGAGCGCCGCCTGGCCCTGGCCGCCCTCAACGAGGTCCACGACACCGCGGTGCGCGTCCTGGAGTCCTTCGAGCCCGCCCTGCGCGACCGCACCGACGTCGTGTGGCTCACCAAGACCCCGGGGCGCCGCCCCGCGCTGAGCGTCGCCCCGCTGGCCGTGGGCGGGCTGCTGCGCGAGAAGCTCTTCGGCGACCGCACCGTGGTCCTCACCTCCGCCACCCTCACCCTGGGGGGCTCCTTCTCCTCGCTGGCCCGCCAGTGGGGGCTGGGCCGGGAGGTCGGCCAGGAGCGGGCGGAGGCCGAGCGCGCCGCCGCGACCGGCGGGGACGACGCCGAGGACGGCCCGCACCGCGCCGCGGGCGAGCCCCGGTGGCGGGCGCTGGACGTCGGCTCCCCGTTCGACCACGCCCGCAGCGGCATCCTCTACGTCGCCGCCCACCTGCCGCCGCCCGGCCGGGACGGGCTCTCCCCGGCCTACCTGGACGAGATCACCGAGCTCATCGAGGCCGCCGACGGCCGCACCCTGGGGCTGTTCTCCTCGATGCGCGCCGCCCAGCAGGCCGCCGACGAGCTGCGCGAGCGCTTGGACCACCCGCTGCTGTGCCAGGGGGAGGACTCCACCGGCCAGCTGGTCCGCCGGTTCTCCGAGGACGAGAACGCCTGCCTGTTCGGCACCCTGTCGCTGTGGCAGGGGGTGGACGTGCCGGGACCGTCGCTGTCGCTGGTGATCGTGGACCGCATCCCGTTCCCGCGCCCGGACGACCCGCTGGCCTCGGCCCGCCAGCGCTCCGTGGCCGCCCACGGCGGCAACGGCTTCCTATCGGTGGCGGCCACCCACGCCGCCCTGCTGCTGGCCCAGGGCACGGGGCGCCTGCTGCGCTCCACCGACGACAGGGGCGTCATCGCGGTCCTGGACCCGAGGCTGGCCACCGCCCGCTACGGCGGGTTCCTGCGCGCCTCGCTGCCGCCGTACTGGGGCACCACCGACCCGCAGGTGGCCCGGTCGGCGCTGCGCCGGCTCTCGGGCCGCGCCGCCCCGGCGGCCTGA
- a CDS encoding SRPBCC family protein: protein MSDLEIIAEPGRQDIVIKRSFDAPRELVFRAMTEPEHLAAWWGLPTSETVIDHAEPRTGGSWRFVERAEGEEYAFRGVYHEVTAPERVVQTFEFEGMPGHVAMETMTLEDAGDGRTLYTNVSVYQSVEDRDGMIASGMEDGLGQSMDALDELLRELG from the coding sequence ATGAGCGACCTCGAGATCATCGCCGAGCCCGGCCGGCAGGACATAGTCATCAAGCGCAGCTTCGACGCCCCCCGCGAGCTGGTGTTCCGGGCCATGACCGAGCCCGAGCACCTGGCCGCCTGGTGGGGGCTGCCCACCTCCGAGACCGTCATCGACCACGCCGAGCCCCGCACCGGGGGCAGCTGGCGGTTCGTCGAGAGGGCCGAGGGCGAGGAGTACGCCTTCCGCGGCGTCTACCACGAGGTCACCGCGCCCGAGCGGGTCGTGCAGACCTTCGAGTTCGAGGGCATGCCCGGCCACGTGGCCATGGAGACCATGACCCTGGAGGACGCCGGGGACGGCCGCACCCTCTACACCAACGTCTCCGTCTACCAGAGCGTCGAGGACCGGGACGGCATGATCGCCTCCGGCATGGAGGACGGCCTCGGCCAGTCCATGGACGCCCTGGACGAGCTGCTCCGCGAGCTCGGGTGA
- a CDS encoding SAM-dependent methyltransferase, with the protein MRLAEIFERVVGPDAPIRFTAYDGSASGDPGSDVHLHVRTPVAVNYLAQSPNALGLTRAYVSGHLEVEGDMYTILRRMSDFVFAEGFNVSARDLAAIARSVGWVKFVNRVAPPPQEVTRGRLAGLGWRHSKQRDAEAIHHHYDVSNAFYELVLGPSMTYTCAVFDDADGALDRVEADDGALESAQFRKYELVAAKLGLEPGMRLLDVGCGWGGMVMHAAREHKVKALGVTLSKEQAEWAAKRIAQEGLSDLAEVRHMDYRDVPDGGFDRISSIGLTEHIGARNLPAYFSSLNDKLVPGGRLLNHCITRPRNDLPPMDTDGVINRYVFPDGELEGPGQIQTAMNDAGFEIRHQENLREHYALTLRHWGANLERNWDAAVAEVGEGTARVWRLYMAGCVLGFERNVVQLHQILGVKLDGTDARMPLRPRFQ; encoded by the coding sequence ATGCGGCTCGCCGAGATCTTCGAGCGCGTCGTGGGACCCGACGCGCCCATCCGCTTCACGGCCTACGACGGCAGTGCCTCCGGAGACCCGGGCAGCGACGTCCACCTGCACGTGCGCACCCCGGTCGCGGTCAACTACCTGGCCCAGTCGCCCAACGCGCTGGGCCTGACCCGCGCCTACGTCTCCGGGCACCTGGAGGTGGAGGGCGACATGTACACCATCCTCCGGCGGATGTCCGACTTCGTCTTCGCGGAGGGGTTCAACGTGTCCGCCCGCGACCTGGCGGCCATCGCCCGCTCCGTGGGCTGGGTCAAGTTCGTCAACCGGGTCGCCCCGCCGCCCCAGGAGGTGACGCGCGGCCGTCTGGCCGGGCTGGGCTGGCGCCACTCCAAGCAGCGCGACGCCGAGGCCATCCACCACCACTACGACGTCTCCAACGCCTTCTACGAGCTGGTGCTGGGCCCGTCCATGACCTACACCTGCGCGGTCTTCGACGACGCCGACGGGGCCCTGGACCGGGTGGAGGCGGACGACGGCGCCCTGGAGAGCGCCCAGTTCCGCAAGTACGAGCTGGTCGCCGCCAAGCTCGGCCTGGAGCCGGGCATGCGCCTGCTCGACGTGGGCTGCGGCTGGGGCGGCATGGTCATGCACGCCGCCCGCGAGCACAAGGTCAAGGCCCTGGGCGTCACCCTGTCCAAGGAGCAGGCCGAGTGGGCGGCCAAGCGCATCGCCCAGGAGGGGCTGTCCGACCTGGCCGAGGTCCGCCACATGGACTACCGGGACGTCCCCGACGGCGGCTTCGACCGGATCAGCTCCATCGGCCTGACCGAGCACATCGGCGCCCGCAACCTCCCCGCCTACTTCTCGTCGCTGAACGACAAGCTGGTGCCGGGCGGCCGGCTGCTCAACCACTGCATCACCCGGCCCCGCAACGACCTGCCCCCGATGGACACCGACGGGGTCATCAACCGCTACGTGTTCCCCGACGGCGAGCTGGAGGGGCCCGGGCAGATCCAGACGGCCATGAACGACGCCGGGTTCGAGATCCGGCACCAGGAGAACCTGCGCGAGCACTACGCGCTCACCCTGCGCCACTGGGGCGCCAACCTGGAGCGGAACTGGGACGCGGCGGTCGCCGAGGTCGGCGAGGGCACCGCCCGGGTCTGGCGGCTGTACATGGCCGGGTGCGTGCTCGGCTTCGAGCGGAACGTGGTGCAGCTCCACCAGATCCTGGGCGTCAAGCTCGACGGCACCGACGCCCGCATGCCGCTGCGCCCGCGGTTCCAGTAG
- a CDS encoding glutamate racemase, with protein MRIAVVDSGIGMLSTAAALFAARPDAELYLSMDPDHMPWGPRTHDEIVERALAGARAAVDAAGGDVDAVVVPCNTASVHGLAELRERFEPGVPVVGTVPAIKPAAAAGTPIAVWSTEATTRSEYQRRLVETFARGVDVTPVACVGLAEAVESADPGRIADAVAYAAERTPGRVRGIVLGCTHYDLVGEAITEALRARSGAAAGVELFTAADAVAAQTLRRIGAAGDAGAAGAGGGRVRVLASGRPARLPAAALAYPAGRALAAGEPSPAR; from the coding sequence ATGCGCATCGCTGTCGTAGATTCCGGAATCGGCATGCTGTCCACCGCCGCGGCGCTGTTCGCCGCCCGGCCGGACGCCGAGCTGTACCTGTCCATGGATCCGGACCACATGCCGTGGGGGCCGCGCACCCACGACGAGATCGTCGAGCGCGCCCTGGCCGGCGCCCGGGCCGCCGTGGACGCGGCGGGGGGCGATGTGGACGCGGTGGTGGTGCCGTGCAACACGGCGTCGGTGCACGGGCTGGCGGAGCTGCGGGAGCGGTTCGAGCCGGGTGTGCCGGTGGTGGGGACGGTCCCGGCGATCAAGCCCGCGGCGGCCGCGGGCACGCCGATCGCGGTGTGGTCGACCGAGGCGACGACGCGCAGCGAGTACCAGCGGCGGCTGGTGGAGACCTTCGCCCGGGGCGTGGACGTGACGCCGGTGGCGTGCGTCGGGCTGGCGGAGGCGGTGGAGTCGGCCGACCCGGGACGGATCGCCGACGCGGTCGCCTACGCGGCGGAGCGCACGCCGGGCCGGGTGCGCGGGATCGTGCTGGGGTGCACGCACTACGACCTGGTCGGTGAGGCGATCACCGAGGCCCTGCGGGCCCGGTCGGGCGCCGCGGCCGGGGTGGAGCTGTTCACCGCGGCGGACGCCGTGGCCGCGCAGACGCTGCGCCGTATCGGAGCCGCCGGAGACGCCGGGGCCGCGGGGGCCGGCGGGGGCCGGGTGCGGGTGCTGGCCAGCGGCCGCCCGGCGCGTCTGCCCGCGGCCGCCCTGGCCTATCCGGCCGGCCGGGCGCTGGCCGCCGGGGAGCCCTCTCCCGCCCGTTAG